GTACCACTCGTCCTCTACATACTGACCGTAATTGGCGCGAAAAATCGCGAGAAAGCCACTGACGAAATGCTCCCAATTGACGGCCAGCCGCCGTAATTCCTTTCGCGTAAACACCAGTCGGATCAAATTGCGCTCTTCATAAGGGATTTGTTCAAAATCAAGAAAGACATGTACGGCTGCCTCGTTCCAGCCCACAATATGACTGCGCCGATCTGAAATGATGGCTGGACACGAGCGCAACTCTTTTAAGATTCGTTTCAGGGCAGGATTGATCTGCGGTGGTTCATCTTTTTGCACGTCTTGCCCGACACCCGTGCCTGTATCCAGTGCCAGCGCATACAAATATTTGCGCTCATCGACAGTAAGCTGCAAGGCTCTTGCTACCGCATCCAGAACAGAAGGCGAGACCTTGATATCGCGGCCTTGTTCCAGCCATGTATACCAGGTGGAGCTAACCCCGGCAAGCTGAGCCACTTCTTCTCTTCGTAGCCCAGGTGTTCTTCTACGCGTCCCAGGAGCCAGCCCGATCGATTGTGGCAGGATTTTGGCGCGTTGCGCTTTCAAAAAAGTAGACAGTGCCTGCAAACGCGTTTGCTGATTCATGGAACACCCTCCTTTTCCTCAACTGGGTAAGTTTGTTAGACTAGTACTCATTATACTAGGATAAACAACAACTTGTAATAGGATAACTCGTGTGACAAGATGATTTCCATAAGGCACTCGAATAGGAGGCTTACCATGGAAAAAGTCGTTGTCACAGGAATGGGAGTAATCTCCCCGATAGGGAATTCAGTGAATCAGTTTTGGAACAGTCTCGTGCAAGGAAAGTCTGGTATCTCTCCAATTGATACTTTTGATACAGCACGAAATAAAACGAAAATCGCAGGTTTGGTGCGAGATTTTGATCCGGTGGAGCGGTTTGGGCGCAAAGAAGCGCGGCGAATGGATCGCTTTTGCCAGTTTGCCCTTGCTGCTGTAGAAGAAGCACTAGAGGATGCAGAACTTCAGCTGGACGAGTTGGACCGCGAGCGAATCGGGGTTTATGTAGGCTCTGGCATCGGTGGGGTAGGGACGCTTCTTGAGCAGCATAACGTTCTTCGTGAACGAGGGCCTGAGCGGGTCAGCCCGACGCTTGTTCCCATGCTAATTTCCAACATGGCAGCAGCGATGATCAGCATCAAGTACGGTCTATACGGTCCGACAATGTCACCTGTTACTGCTTGCTCGATTGGGAATACGTCCATCGGAGAGGCTTTCCGGCTCATTCGGGCGGGCGGGGCGGATGTCGTCATCGCAGGAGGGTCTGAGGCCGCAGTGACAGACATATCTCTCGCCAGCTTTAGCAATGCGACGGCATTGTCTACAAGAAATGATGATCCAGCAGGAGCGAGTCGGCCATTTGATGCCAAGCGGGATGGGTTTGTCATGGCAGAGGGTGCCGGAATTGTAATCTTGGAATCAGAATCACACGCCAAGAAAAGAAACGCCCGCATGTATGCCGAGGTGATTGGCTATGGGGCAAGCTCTGACGCCTATCATATGGTGGCGACACATCCAGAAGGAATCGGTCCCTATCGTGCGATGAAATGGGCCCTCCAGGAAGCAGGGGTGCAACCGACAGACGTGAATGTCATCAGCGCGCACGCAACCAGCACAGAAATCGGAGATCGCTCCGAGACACTAGCGATCAAAAAGCTGTTTGGCGACCATGCGTACCATGTACCAATCACCGCGAACAAATCGATGACGGGACATATGTTTGGTGCAGCAGGGGGTGCGGAGGCGATCGCCCTGATTAAGAGCTTGCAGGAAGGAATCATTCCCCCGACGATCAACCAGGAGGAGCAAGACCCGGACTGCGATCTGGACTATGTGCCAAATACAGCACGCAAAGC
The window above is part of the Brevibacillus antibioticus genome. Proteins encoded here:
- the fabF gene encoding beta-ketoacyl-ACP synthase II, whose protein sequence is MEKVVVTGMGVISPIGNSVNQFWNSLVQGKSGISPIDTFDTARNKTKIAGLVRDFDPVERFGRKEARRMDRFCQFALAAVEEALEDAELQLDELDRERIGVYVGSGIGGVGTLLEQHNVLRERGPERVSPTLVPMLISNMAAAMISIKYGLYGPTMSPVTACSIGNTSIGEAFRLIRAGGADVVIAGGSEAAVTDISLASFSNATALSTRNDDPAGASRPFDAKRDGFVMAEGAGIVILESESHAKKRNARMYAEVIGYGASSDAYHMVATHPEGIGPYRAMKWALQEAGVQPTDVNVISAHATSTEIGDRSETLAIKKLFGDHAYHVPITANKSMTGHMFGAAGGAEAIALIKSLQEGIIPPTINQEEQDPDCDLDYVPNTARKATLDIGMSNSFGFGGHNAVIVLKKV
- a CDS encoding helix-turn-helix transcriptional regulator, which produces MNQQTRLQALSTFLKAQRAKILPQSIGLAPGTRRRTPGLRREEVAQLAGVSSTWYTWLEQGRDIKVSPSVLDAVARALQLTVDERKYLYALALDTGTGVGQDVQKDEPPQINPALKRILKELRSCPAIISDRRSHIVGWNEAAVHVFLDFEQIPYEERNLIRLVFTRKELRRLAVNWEHFVSGFLAIFRANYGQYVEDEWYEQFLSEMRQVHPDFHDLWEQSRVSSAPEVLLEFRHAKVGKMLFDLTSLQVSGNADLRCSIYTPDPNSATETKLRQLIDRPGSSVQP